In one Zobellia galactanivorans genomic region, the following are encoded:
- a CDS encoding T9SS C-terminal target domain-containing protein: MKLKKKILRSVNDLRTIGKAFLLLVLLSSGQSLMAQTVISITSSDNSAAETDGNTNGASFTISRNTNNLGEFNVVTFTVGGTATENDDFEPFTRNVTLNSLNPSRTINVNIAQDDLVEGNESIVITLSGASSGTINPIARSVTLNVADDDQGTFTLERLDANAAEVEAPGAANLGQYVVKLDKANGTGTPITVPYSFTAASTATRNVDYVVRTVTNLTQGQLSFPAGVNQVNLFIDVIDDTDPEPNETAILQLGTPSNTTLFSVNQPGVAGRTVTILDNDCVAGDTPPAINGARLTTFCNPPSTSVNLNTFVVGGAASAPAGSSLRWSTTANPTAVANLLANATVTASGTYYAVYWANDNSCYTASSDPVSITINTPPSPGTTTATTLCNNTDGDFGDTAVNLGTLITGEAPGTWSYSSGPETVQPVGANDRVEFSGKTAGTYVYTYTTTGAIAPCENDSTQVIITVEDCNKCAAKIAPAVNGSIPTDFCDEITTSLTDYIQGSAPAGTVLRWATNAGNPVGTPVPPNRITNPLPGTYYAFYYDTALECDGPVQTISLVVNPTPEITDTEGDSRCGPGQVVLTATATEDATINWYASATGGSRLGTGASFTINNLTRTASYFVEAEANSCISERTEVIATINPAVTAGSPEDASSCNDERYGTTTFDLDNTFSVIASAGTWAWFDGPVNVSPNADNVVDFQGVPSGTYVFTYTTTGAQAPCENETAQVSIAVSSCDTDDDGDGLLGGVEASLGTDPDNPDTDDDGINDGDEVGDDPANPLDEDGDGIIDALDSNVLDSDLDGVVDQLDPGNDNPCVPDNSNGLCDTDGDGITDGQEEADGTNPLDACDPDINNGNCDPTPIDLEVMKTVDKAEAIAGDEVIFTITVNNLSNRIVRNVIIGEMLEEGFDYKGHNTSDGSYVLTTGEWTIPEISEGGTVTMTLTAEVLDGGPYTNRAELLQSFPVDDNPDNDTAEVTLNIDLPEGIDLVLEKFARIVKEDDTLGVQRPYRNLSRVNPLVGQEVIFTIRVTNESNEDAVSRIIVRDTLSSDVDSGLVYISSTADKGEYIPETGIWSIPELIRNEVAVLEIRMALPIAGTFENTAEITRSSPAESEGNYDNNRATATVNVSERTTAELGIVFNQFSPNNDGTNDVLKINRELESRLVDLVYDIKIFNRYGKVVFEGDQMTDEVIWDGTWKGKEAPDGTYFYVLNLTLEEEVEGFETTTTKKGWIQLIR, translated from the coding sequence ATGAAATTGAAAAAGAAAATACTTCGTTCTGTCAATGACCTGAGAACCATTGGCAAAGCATTTTTATTGTTGGTTCTACTTAGTTCCGGCCAATCGTTGATGGCCCAGACTGTTATTTCCATTACCTCATCTGACAACAGTGCAGCTGAGACCGATGGAAATACGAATGGGGCAAGTTTTACGATATCGAGGAACACTAATAATTTGGGAGAATTTAATGTTGTTACTTTTACTGTTGGGGGTACTGCTACCGAAAACGATGATTTTGAGCCCTTTACAAGGAATGTGACTTTGAATAGCCTCAACCCTTCTAGAACGATTAATGTTAATATCGCCCAAGACGATTTGGTCGAAGGCAATGAAAGCATTGTTATTACCCTATCTGGTGCTAGTAGTGGTACGATTAACCCAATCGCTAGGTCTGTTACTTTAAATGTTGCGGATGACGACCAAGGGACCTTTACCTTGGAAAGACTGGATGCCAATGCCGCCGAAGTAGAAGCGCCAGGTGCAGCCAATCTGGGGCAATATGTAGTGAAATTGGATAAGGCCAACGGAACGGGAACGCCCATTACGGTGCCCTATTCCTTTACTGCTGCAAGTACCGCCACCCGAAATGTCGATTATGTGGTTCGAACGGTGACCAATCTTACCCAAGGCCAACTTTCTTTTCCGGCCGGGGTAAACCAGGTCAACCTGTTTATCGATGTAATTGACGATACGGATCCCGAACCCAACGAAACCGCAATCCTTCAATTGGGTACCCCTAGTAATACTACCCTGTTTTCAGTCAACCAGCCTGGTGTTGCGGGAAGAACGGTTACTATTCTTGATAATGACTGTGTGGCCGGGGATACCCCGCCTGCCATCAATGGAGCAAGGCTGACGACTTTTTGTAATCCGCCCAGCACAAGTGTCAATTTAAATACTTTTGTCGTTGGCGGTGCCGCAAGTGCCCCTGCGGGTAGTTCGTTGAGGTGGAGTACAACGGCCAACCCAACGGCAGTCGCTAACTTGTTGGCTAACGCCACGGTTACCGCGTCGGGTACCTATTACGCCGTATATTGGGCGAACGACAATTCATGTTATACCGCCAGTAGTGATCCGGTTAGCATAACTATTAACACCCCGCCATCTCCAGGTACTACTACGGCAACTACGCTGTGTAATAACACGGATGGTGATTTTGGGGATACCGCCGTAAACCTTGGTACTTTGATTACGGGAGAAGCTCCGGGTACTTGGAGTTATTCTTCAGGGCCTGAGACGGTTCAGCCGGTAGGGGCCAATGACCGTGTCGAGTTTAGTGGTAAAACGGCCGGTACTTATGTGTATACCTATACTACGACCGGAGCCATAGCTCCTTGTGAAAACGATTCTACACAGGTAATTATTACCGTTGAAGATTGTAATAAATGTGCGGCCAAGATAGCTCCCGCTGTAAATGGGAGCATTCCTACTGATTTTTGTGATGAGATTACTACTTCGTTGACCGACTATATTCAAGGTAGTGCCCCAGCAGGTACCGTTTTACGATGGGCAACAAATGCCGGGAATCCAGTAGGTACTCCTGTTCCGCCCAATAGGATAACCAATCCCTTGCCTGGAACGTATTATGCGTTTTACTATGACACGGCACTGGAATGTGATGGGCCAGTACAGACCATATCGTTGGTGGTAAACCCAACACCGGAAATTACGGATACCGAAGGGGACAGTAGATGTGGGCCGGGCCAGGTCGTTCTTACCGCTACCGCAACGGAAGATGCTACCATTAATTGGTATGCAAGTGCCACCGGTGGTTCGCGCTTAGGCACAGGGGCGAGTTTCACTATCAATAATTTGACGCGTACCGCTTCTTACTTTGTCGAGGCCGAAGCCAATAGTTGTATCTCGGAAAGAACCGAGGTGATAGCTACGATTAATCCGGCTGTTACCGCAGGTAGCCCAGAGGATGCATCTTCTTGTAACGACGAAAGATATGGTACTACCACCTTTGATTTAGACAATACGTTTTCGGTTATCGCCAGTGCCGGTACTTGGGCATGGTTCGACGGCCCTGTCAATGTGAGTCCAAATGCGGATAATGTGGTAGATTTTCAAGGAGTGCCTAGCGGTACCTATGTGTTTACCTATACAACAACAGGGGCCCAGGCACCTTGTGAAAACGAAACGGCCCAAGTTTCTATCGCCGTCAGCAGTTGTGATACCGACGATGATGGTGATGGATTGTTAGGAGGAGTGGAAGCCAGCCTAGGAACCGATCCCGACAATCCCGATACCGATGATGATGGAATAAACGATGGGGACGAAGTAGGTGATGATCCTGCCAATCCCTTGGATGAGGATGGCGACGGTATAATCGATGCCTTGGATTCCAATGTGTTGGATTCTGATTTGGACGGGGTTGTGGATCAATTGGATCCCGGTAACGATAATCCATGTGTGCCTGATAATTCTAACGGATTATGTGATACCGATGGTGATGGAATTACCGATGGACAAGAAGAAGCTGATGGAACGAATCCCTTAGATGCTTGTGATCCCGACATCAACAACGGAAACTGTGACCCGACACCCATTGATCTTGAAGTGATGAAAACGGTTGATAAGGCCGAGGCCATTGCAGGCGATGAGGTTATTTTTACCATTACGGTAAATAATCTATCCAATAGAATTGTTCGGAACGTTATCATAGGGGAGATGTTGGAAGAAGGATTCGACTATAAAGGTCATAACACCTCCGACGGTAGTTATGTATTGACTACGGGTGAGTGGACCATTCCAGAGATATCCGAAGGGGGGACGGTCACTATGACCCTAACGGCAGAAGTACTTGACGGCGGGCCTTATACCAACCGTGCCGAATTACTACAGTCCTTTCCGGTAGACGACAACCCTGATAACGATACTGCTGAGGTGACATTGAATATTGATTTGCCCGAAGGCATCGATTTGGTATTGGAAAAATTTGCTAGGATCGTAAAAGAAGATGACACCTTGGGTGTTCAACGGCCTTACCGAAACTTGAGTAGGGTAAACCCATTGGTCGGACAAGAAGTAATCTTTACTATAAGGGTGACGAACGAATCCAATGAAGATGCGGTTTCCAGAATAATAGTCCGAGATACCCTTTCCTCTGATGTCGATAGTGGTTTGGTGTATATCAGTAGTACGGCAGATAAAGGCGAGTACATACCTGAAACGGGAATTTGGAGTATACCCGAACTGATTAGGAACGAGGTTGCCGTACTTGAAATTAGGATGGCGCTTCCTATCGCCGGTACTTTTGAGAACACCGCGGAAATAACAAGATCTTCTCCAGCCGAAAGTGAAGGAAATTACGATAACAACAGGGCTACGGCCACAGTCAATGTTTCGGAAAGAACAACTGCGGAATTGGGCATAGTCTTCAATCAGTTTTCGCCCAACAATGACGGAACCAATGATGTATTGAAAATCAATAGGGAATTAGAATCGAGATTGGTAGACCTCGTCTACGATATCAAAATATTTAACAGGTACGGTAAAGTGGTTTTCGAAGGTGATCAAATGACCGATGAGGTTATTTGGGACGGAACATGGAAGGGTAAGGAAGCGCCTGACGGTACTTACTTTTATGTTTTAAATTTAACCTTAGAGGAAGAAGTAGAAGGTTTTGAAACCACCACCACTAAAAAAGGCTGGATCCAGCTTATAAGATAA
- a CDS encoding PorP/SprF family type IX secretion system membrane protein, with the protein MQNRILKSFHGYICFTIGVLFISANSFAQKEPQYTQYMYNIGSFNPAYVGSVQNPEIAATYRAQWLDIEGSPRTIRLGTNIPFANEKNGLGFNIISDQLGPSTQTYVELAYSYQFNVSDNTKLSFGMDAGGSFLNVDFSKGTFENPGEPILGRETISKFYPTIGAGFFLYEDDIWYLGASIPNFLTDGIYNDEVATIIEDKLQFNFIGGYVFDFSETLKFKPAFLINYINGAPVNTNLSANFLFNDRFTMGASYRLGSAVSGLVGFQITNGSFIGYSYDYNTNPLGEFSSGSHEVILKFYLGRGDGSGGSGKSLKGKPKQIDTPRFF; encoded by the coding sequence ATGCAGAATAGAATACTAAAATCCTTTCACGGTTACATCTGCTTTACTATAGGTGTATTGTTTATATCGGCAAACAGCTTTGCTCAAAAAGAACCTCAGTATACGCAGTATATGTATAACATCGGTAGTTTCAACCCTGCCTATGTGGGGTCGGTACAGAATCCGGAAATTGCTGCGACCTATCGGGCCCAATGGCTTGATATCGAAGGTTCGCCGCGCACCATTCGTTTGGGTACCAATATACCCTTTGCCAACGAAAAGAACGGGCTCGGTTTTAATATTATAAGCGACCAGTTAGGGCCGTCTACCCAGACCTACGTTGAATTGGCCTATTCGTACCAATTTAATGTTTCTGACAATACGAAGCTTTCCTTTGGTATGGATGCCGGTGGCTCTTTTTTGAACGTTGACTTTTCAAAAGGTACGTTTGAAAATCCGGGCGAACCTATTTTGGGGCGTGAGACCATTTCTAAGTTTTATCCGACCATTGGTGCCGGGTTCTTTTTATACGAAGACGATATCTGGTACTTAGGGGCGTCGATACCGAACTTTTTGACCGACGGCATCTATAACGATGAGGTGGCCACGATTATAGAAGACAAGCTGCAGTTCAACTTTATTGGGGGCTATGTCTTCGATTTTTCGGAAACCCTAAAGTTTAAACCGGCTTTCTTGATCAACTATATCAATGGGGCGCCTGTGAATACAAACCTTAGCGCCAACTTTTTGTTCAACGATAGGTTTACCATGGGAGCCTCGTACCGATTGGGGAGTGCCGTGAGCGGACTCGTAGGTTTTCAGATAACCAATGGTAGTTTTATCGGCTATTCGTATGACTACAATACCAATCCACTTGGAGAGTTCAGTAGCGGTTCGCATGAAGTGATTCTCAAATTTTATTTGGGTAGGGGAGACGGCTCCGGCGGAAGCGGAAAGAGCTTGAAAGGAAAACCAAAACAAATCGATACGCCTAGATTTTTCTAA
- a CDS encoding OmpA family protein, translating to MKFRIFILLFSLAIGSSLGQELTSKGDGYFYSYAYEEAIKEYKKQMQSGKFITNHQLLNLADSYFKTGEYNKASKIYLDIHKNDTIMSAHRFNKMLQSFGKISEQERIRAFLKSKSNELASELVENAEFNYLLREKKETEAAGFFVFNLNTNSAFSDFSPAFYNDKLLFSSGRKSKSKRVYGPSGESYLDIYEADIEKGGNLDNVSLYKGVPDSPFHKSTPFYSEATGGTYYVLSNADGKNLTFDEKGKNALSIGMAYEGGLFRFLLRDLSTSFYYPFYDDKNERLYFAANFEDSYGGTDLYYVVTNNGQVMSEPINLGPRINTPGNEIAPFVFDNSLFFSSDVFYGYGGMDVYRSNIGSGDDFSIPVNLGQGINSKYDEFGFIIRPGEGHELMGYFSSNRPGGKGNDDIYGFKITEKPGPKTLIFRGKIVKPPYDEPIAGVEVRVLDVQGEVLSRTVSGKNGDYKVEIPYTDMVSLEVVKNGYSTFKESYNPKELAEIQKRPLQIELLSFDDIVREKEGKKVLHTNNFYFASGRTDITLEMTPELDKVVDAVKRFPRLKIAIETHTDSRGSNSTNKRLSQKRSENIKKYLLNKGVSPSNITKAVGYGEEKILNNCTNGVYCLDFLHKQNLRTLFVIENYDELSQ from the coding sequence ATGAAATTCAGAATCTTCATATTATTATTTAGTTTGGCCATAGGGTCTTCCCTTGGTCAAGAGCTGACATCTAAGGGCGATGGATACTTCTATAGTTACGCCTACGAAGAGGCAATTAAGGAGTATAAGAAACAAATGCAATCGGGTAAGTTCATTACCAACCATCAATTGTTGAACCTGGCCGACTCGTATTTTAAAACCGGTGAGTACAACAAGGCTTCAAAAATATACCTTGATATCCATAAGAACGATACCATTATGTCTGCCCATCGTTTTAATAAGATGTTGCAGAGTTTCGGTAAAATCTCGGAACAAGAAAGAATAAGGGCCTTTTTGAAATCAAAAAGCAATGAGCTTGCGAGCGAGTTGGTAGAAAACGCGGAGTTCAATTACCTCCTACGTGAAAAAAAGGAAACCGAGGCTGCGGGTTTCTTCGTGTTTAACCTGAATACCAATAGTGCGTTTTCAGATTTTTCACCAGCCTTTTACAACGATAAACTGTTGTTCAGTAGTGGAAGAAAGAGCAAATCGAAACGGGTTTACGGTCCTTCGGGCGAGTCCTACCTCGATATCTACGAAGCCGATATTGAAAAGGGGGGGAACCTCGATAATGTAAGCCTGTATAAAGGCGTTCCCGATTCGCCGTTCCATAAATCTACACCCTTTTATTCCGAAGCCACAGGTGGTACGTATTACGTGCTTTCAAATGCCGACGGTAAGAACTTGACCTTCGATGAAAAGGGAAAGAATGCTTTGTCCATAGGGATGGCCTATGAGGGTGGGCTTTTCCGTTTTTTATTGCGCGATTTGAGTACTTCCTTCTACTATCCATTTTACGATGATAAAAACGAGCGTCTGTACTTTGCCGCTAATTTTGAAGATAGTTATGGGGGCACAGATCTTTACTATGTGGTGACCAACAACGGCCAAGTTATGTCTGAGCCTATCAATTTAGGACCGCGAATCAATACGCCCGGTAACGAAATAGCACCCTTTGTGTTTGATAATAGCCTTTTCTTTTCTTCCGATGTTTTCTACGGTTACGGAGGTATGGATGTTTACCGCAGTAATATAGGGAGCGGTGATGATTTCAGTATACCTGTAAACTTAGGGCAGGGTATAAATTCAAAATACGATGAGTTCGGCTTTATTATTAGGCCGGGCGAGGGACACGAGCTTATGGGGTATTTTTCTTCCAATAGGCCGGGCGGAAAAGGCAACGACGATATCTACGGCTTTAAAATTACCGAAAAACCAGGTCCTAAAACCTTGATTTTTAGGGGTAAAATAGTAAAGCCTCCCTATGATGAACCTATAGCTGGCGTTGAGGTCCGAGTACTTGATGTTCAAGGAGAGGTTTTAAGTAGAACCGTATCGGGCAAGAATGGGGATTATAAGGTGGAAATACCCTATACGGACATGGTTTCCTTGGAAGTCGTTAAAAACGGCTACTCTACCTTTAAGGAAAGCTACAATCCAAAAGAACTGGCCGAAATACAGAAGCGGCCATTGCAAATAGAGTTACTTTCCTTTGATGATATTGTTAGGGAGAAGGAAGGGAAGAAAGTATTGCACACCAACAACTTTTACTTTGCTTCGGGAAGGACCGATATTACCTTGGAGATGACGCCCGAGCTTGATAAGGTGGTAGATGCCGTCAAAAGGTTTCCGCGTCTAAAGATTGCCATCGAAACACATACCGATAGCCGGGGAAGTAATAGCACCAATAAGCGGCTCTCTCAAAAGCGATCGGAGAATATAAAGAAGTATTTGTTGAACAAGGGTGTTTCACCGAGCAATATTACCAAAGCGGTAGGATACGGGGAAGAGAAAATCTTGAACAATTGTACCAACGGAGTGTATTGTCTCGATTTTCTTCATAAACAAAACTTGAGAACGCTTTTTGTTATAGAAAACTATGACGAGTTAAGCCAGTAG
- a CDS encoding NRAMP family divalent metal transporter: MLSKLKILLKNLGPGLLFASMAIGTSHLVLSTKAGAQYGWVMVIPILLANVFKYPFFEFGVRYTNVTGKTLTEGYLNRGKTYLWFYGFITLVSTFTILAALYTVTAGLFINLLKISHVSIDMIALALFCFISILLIVGKYRFMEVSLKFIVSLLFIALLATTAVVIFKGSVERIPDFTPPPLFNNAGILFLISLMGWMPTTVEASSWVSLWSVEKWKTQAKPSLSESLQEFRVGYYTTCLLALFFLTIGCMTLYGTQTELSGNAVTFADQIVQLFTAHIGPWAYILISVAAFATMFSTCMTAHDAIARVSIDILELGLPRLKLSGNKRIFAVGVIVLALVNYIVVSSFSANMGQLVSLATFVSFVVAPIVGYMNLKNVMSDEIPQAHRPKKGLRILTYAGILFLSLFSVYYFYIVVF; the protein is encoded by the coding sequence ATGCTATCCAAACTGAAAATCCTTCTAAAAAACCTCGGACCCGGACTACTGTTCGCCAGTATGGCGATAGGTACGTCACACTTAGTTCTGTCTACCAAGGCCGGTGCCCAATACGGCTGGGTCATGGTCATACCCATTTTGCTCGCCAATGTTTTCAAATATCCTTTTTTTGAATTCGGCGTACGCTATACCAACGTTACCGGAAAAACCTTGACCGAAGGCTACCTCAATCGTGGAAAAACCTATTTGTGGTTTTATGGTTTCATTACCTTGGTATCGACCTTTACCATTTTAGCGGCACTTTATACGGTGACGGCCGGGCTATTCATTAACCTTTTAAAGATATCGCATGTTTCCATAGACATGATCGCCTTGGCCCTATTCTGCTTTATCAGCATACTGTTGATCGTTGGCAAATACCGGTTTATGGAAGTTTCGCTAAAATTTATCGTTTCACTCCTCTTTATTGCCCTGCTGGCAACGACGGCAGTGGTGATTTTTAAGGGCAGTGTAGAACGGATACCCGATTTCACGCCGCCGCCCCTCTTCAACAATGCGGGCATTCTTTTTCTGATCAGCCTAATGGGATGGATGCCGACTACGGTTGAAGCTTCAAGCTGGGTCAGCCTATGGAGTGTAGAGAAATGGAAGACCCAAGCAAAGCCTTCACTTTCCGAATCATTACAGGAATTTAGGGTTGGCTATTATACGACCTGCCTGCTAGCCCTATTCTTTCTGACTATCGGATGTATGACGCTTTACGGCACTCAAACCGAACTCAGCGGGAACGCCGTTACCTTTGCCGATCAAATCGTACAGCTGTTTACCGCACATATAGGCCCATGGGCCTATATCTTGATTTCGGTAGCGGCCTTTGCTACCATGTTCAGTACGTGTATGACCGCCCATGATGCCATCGCCAGGGTCAGTATCGACATACTTGAACTCGGGCTCCCACGCTTAAAGCTGTCGGGAAACAAGCGTATTTTTGCCGTAGGAGTAATCGTTTTGGCCCTTGTAAACTATATTGTGGTCAGTTCCTTTAGTGCCAATATGGGACAATTGGTTTCCCTAGCCACATTTGTATCTTTTGTGGTAGCGCCCATTGTGGGCTATATGAACCTAAAAAACGTTATGAGCGATGAAATACCACAGGCCCATCGGCCTAAAAAAGGGCTGAGAATTCTCACCTATGCCGGTATCTTGTTCTTATCGCTCTTCTCCGTTTATTACTTCTACATCGTAGTCTTTTAA
- a CDS encoding SusC/RagA family TonB-linked outer membrane protein: MKKKHYGGHSVSFTRKFGLSEGNLLTCILALAFVANVNANPVNSNFEYELAYSNDLFQSTTVTGQVTDEIGEPLPGATVLIKGTTVGVTTDFDGNYSIEVTGEGDFLLISYLGYATKEIQVGVQSTINVSLEPDASQLEEVFVVGYGTTAKKDVTGAISSVSGDNFKNLPVSSVDKVLQGRLAGVQVVNNGGAPGAGASIRIRGTGTVNNSDPLYVIDGVPTSSIAGVNQNNIESIEVLKDASASAIYGTRAANGVVIITTKKGRKGEKTQMTLDSYVGFSNVVKTIDVLDAPGLAAIKRERYVNDGLPVNEIWEDSEYLTQRTNWQDELFRTGTTQNVDLTITGSSEKSSFLFGLGYYDEQGVIEKAQANRLSLQINSDHRINSWLKIEQNLSLSTRASNNFDTTSAQSGLIWSAIRFHPGLPVRNSDGTYSSSQVSSEFGDINNPIYTVDIDDAKNRTTRILSNVAAEITLTPALKFKANLGVDAELNDQREYSAQILDQIRQRGTSSRYRGYSETYSFLMEYFLSYNKVFGDHVVGGVAGYTEQSFDSQGFSARTFNVESSDSQKLLKNGDADTADEFRSHDGLKSIFGRLNYSYKDKYLVTATLRSDESSRFADGNQRGTFPAFSLGWRLSEESFFNVPFISDLKLTGGWGELGNQNISRLQYLARLSAGRKYSFGLDGSNQVEGVSQASYANPDVTWETVVMSNFGLNVGMMDNRLTANFNYFIKNTEDMLLQPPAIGSQGSISSPFQNVGKVENKGLEIELNWQDSKGDFSYGIGANAAFVKNKVIKLVDGNFLASDFYGRPNQELTRTFEGEPIATFYGWKADGLFQTQDEVDAHALQEGAVPGDVRFVDINEDGVIDDVDRTIIGSPHPDVTYGINTNIAYKGFDITAFFLGAAGVDIYNADRMQGLDASYPFNVYSDIQGRWTGPGTSNSIPRVSTLRTNLNHRTSDLFIESGDYFRLKNLTIGYSLPGDYIEKISLSRLRLYVTAQNLFTITGYSGLDPELGLTDGNLQQNVDFAQFPQSRTFLVGVNLSF, from the coding sequence ATGAAAAAAAAACACTATGGAGGGCATTCGGTTTCCTTTACACGAAAGTTCGGTCTATCGGAAGGCAACCTATTGACCTGTATCCTTGCTTTAGCATTTGTTGCCAACGTAAATGCTAATCCTGTAAATTCTAATTTTGAATATGAACTTGCATACTCAAATGACTTGTTTCAATCGACTACTGTTACGGGGCAGGTTACCGATGAGATCGGAGAACCTTTGCCTGGAGCTACCGTACTCATTAAAGGCACGACTGTTGGGGTTACCACCGATTTTGATGGCAATTATTCAATAGAGGTTACCGGTGAGGGTGATTTCTTGCTTATATCTTATTTAGGGTATGCCACAAAAGAAATACAAGTAGGAGTTCAGTCGACGATTAATGTTTCATTGGAACCTGATGCCTCTCAATTAGAGGAGGTTTTTGTTGTGGGCTATGGTACTACGGCGAAAAAGGATGTTACCGGGGCTATATCTTCCGTAAGTGGTGATAATTTTAAAAATTTACCGGTATCGAGTGTAGATAAAGTACTCCAAGGACGACTGGCCGGTGTTCAAGTGGTCAACAACGGTGGAGCACCAGGAGCTGGAGCTTCAATAAGAATCCGTGGTACGGGAACGGTTAATAATTCAGACCCCTTATACGTTATAGACGGTGTGCCTACAAGCAGTATTGCCGGGGTAAACCAAAATAATATCGAGTCTATCGAAGTTTTGAAAGATGCTTCGGCTTCGGCAATTTATGGTACTCGTGCTGCCAATGGAGTTGTAATTATAACAACGAAAAAAGGCAGAAAAGGCGAGAAGACCCAAATGACGTTAGATTCGTATGTTGGCTTTTCTAATGTTGTCAAGACTATTGACGTACTCGATGCGCCTGGGTTAGCTGCGATAAAAAGGGAACGTTACGTTAACGATGGTCTACCCGTTAATGAGATTTGGGAAGATTCCGAATATCTTACCCAAAGAACGAATTGGCAAGATGAGCTGTTCAGAACCGGTACAACCCAGAATGTAGATTTGACCATTACGGGATCAAGTGAGAAATCGTCTTTCTTGTTTGGTTTGGGATATTATGATGAGCAAGGGGTTATCGAAAAGGCCCAGGCCAATCGTCTTAGCTTACAAATAAACTCTGACCATAGGATTAATAGTTGGTTGAAGATCGAGCAAAACCTTTCGCTTTCCACCCGTGCCAGCAATAACTTTGATACCACTTCGGCGCAATCAGGGCTGATTTGGAGTGCTATTCGCTTTCATCCAGGCCTTCCTGTACGTAATTCAGATGGAACATATAGCTCATCTCAAGTAAGTAGTGAGTTCGGCGACATCAACAACCCAATATATACGGTCGATATTGACGACGCAAAAAACAGGACCACTCGAATTTTATCAAATGTGGCCGCTGAAATCACACTGACCCCGGCTTTGAAGTTTAAGGCCAATTTGGGCGTGGATGCCGAGTTGAACGATCAAAGAGAGTATAGTGCGCAGATTTTGGATCAAATTAGACAGAGAGGAACTAGCAGTAGGTACCGAGGGTATAGCGAAACTTATTCTTTTCTAATGGAATATTTTCTTTCTTATAACAAAGTCTTTGGAGACCATGTGGTTGGGGGAGTTGCCGGCTATACCGAACAATCTTTCGATTCACAGGGATTCAGTGCAAGAACGTTTAACGTAGAATCTTCCGATAGCCAGAAACTATTAAAAAATGGAGATGCTGATACGGCAGATGAATTCCGGTCACATGATGGTTTGAAATCAATTTTCGGAAGGTTGAATTATTCCTATAAGGATAAGTATTTAGTTACCGCTACCTTAAGGTCAGATGAATCATCTCGCTTTGCGGATGGCAATCAAAGGGGAACCTTCCCTGCTTTTTCTTTAGGATGGAGACTTTCTGAAGAATCATTTTTTAACGTTCCATTCATTAGTGACCTTAAGTTGACCGGAGGTTGGGGTGAATTGGGGAACCAAAATATCTCAAGGTTGCAATATTTGGCGAGACTAAGTGCAGGTCGAAAATATTCTTTTGGCCTTGATGGAAGCAATCAGGTAGAAGGTGTGTCCCAAGCTAGTTATGCCAACCCAGATGTAACATGGGAGACGGTAGTGATGAGTAATTTTGGCTTGAATGTGGGTATGATGGATAATAGGCTGACAGCTAATTTCAACTATTTTATAAAGAATACGGAAGATATGTTGTTGCAGCCTCCTGCCATTGGTAGTCAGGGCTCGATTTCCTCTCCGTTCCAGAACGTTGGAAAAGTTGAGAACAAGGGACTCGAGATTGAATTGAACTGGCAAGATTCCAAGGGGGATTTCAGCTATGGCATAGGGGCCAACGCGGCCTTTGTCAAGAATAAGGTCATTAAGTTGGTAGATGGTAATTTCTTGGCCTCTGATTTTTATGGCCGACCTAACCAAGAACTGACACGGACCTTTGAAGGGGAGCCTATAGCAACATTCTATGGGTGGAAGGCAGATGGCCTTTTTCAAACACAAGATGAGGTCGATGCCCATGCCTTGCAAGAGGGAGCGGTGCCCGGTGATGTGAGATTTGTCGATATTAATGAAGATGGGGTAATCGACGATGTAGACCGAACGATAATAGGAAGTCCACACCCAGATGTTACTTATGGTATCAATACCAACATCGCCTATAAAGGCTTTGATATTACCGCCTTTTTCTTAGGTGCGGCGGGAGTAGATATTTACAATGCGGACAGAATGCAAGGTCTTGATGCTTCCTATCCTTTTAACGTATATTCCGATATTCAAGGCAGATGGACCGGGCCGGGTACGAGTAACTCAATTCCAAGAGTGTCTACGCTTCGTACGAACCTTAACCATAGAACTTCGGATTTGTTCATAGAATCTGGCGATTATTTTCGTTTAAAAAACCTGACAATCGGCTATTCCTTGCCCGGTGACTATATCGAAAAAATTAGTTTGAGCCGTTTACGCTTATATGTCACCGCTCAAAACCTATTCACAATAACAGGCTATTCAGGTTTGGATCCAGAATTGGGGCTAACCGATGGTAACCTTCAGCAGAATGTTGATTTTGCCCAGTTCCCTCAGTCTAGAACCTTTTTGGTAGGGGTAAACCTTAGTTTTTAA